The Alistipes finegoldii DSM 17242 DNA segment GCGTCGAGATCCCCGGAAAAGTATTTGCGGGCAGCGCCCTCGGCGCCACGGGCGCGGAGTTGTCGTTCCAGCGCATCGAGCCGGGCGCAGGCGTCGGGTTCCTCCACACCCACAAGACGCACGAGGAGCTCTACATCATCATCCGGGGCGACGGAGAGTTTCAGGTGGACGGCAAAATCTTCGCCGTCGGCGAGGGCAGCGTAATCCGGGTCTCCCCCGACGGCCGACGCGCGCTGCGCAACACCGGCGCGGAGCCGATGATTATGATCTGCGTCCAGTACAAAGCCGATTCGTTCGCATCGTCCGACGCCGACGACGGGGTGATTCTCGACGTCGGGGTCGTGTGGTAGCCGCCCGCGAAAACGAAGAGGGCCGGAGTTGAATGACTCCGGCCCTCTTGTTTACTGAATGATCCGCTACTCCTGAACCTCTTCGGGATCGGTCACGAGAATACGTCCGCAGTACTCGCAGATAATGATCTTCTTGCCCTGACGGATTTCCACCTGACGCTGCGGGGGAATGCGGTTGAAGCAGCCGCCGCAGGCGTCGCGCTTGACGGTCACCACGGCCAGTCCGTTGCGGACGTTCTGGCGGATACGGCTGTAGGCCGCCAGCAGGCGCTCGTCGATCTTGGCTTTGGCGCGGTCGGCCTGCACTTCGAACTCGGCGACCAGCGGTGCGGTCTCGGCCTCGATGCCCTCCAGCTCGCTCTTCTTGGCGGCAAGGTCTGCGGCGCGTCCGTCGGCTACGGCTTCGGCCTCCTCCAGCTGGAGCTTCTTGGCCTTCACGCCGGCGCTGTACTCCTTGAGACGCTTCTCGGCCAGCTCGATCTCCAGCTCCTGATACTCGATCTCCTTGGTGATGGCGTCGAACTCGCGGTTGTTGCGCACGTTGTTCTGTTGTTCCTTGTAGTTTCCGATAAGAATCTTGGCCTGATCCACCTCGCGCTTGCGCTGTTTGGTGAGCGTATTCAGCTCCTCGATTTCGGCATTGATGTTGTCGATACGGGTTCTCAGGCCGGTCATCTCATCTTCGAGGTCCTGTACCTCAAGAGGCAGTTCACCTTTTACCTTGTTGATTTCATCGATTTTGCTGTCGATCTTCTGCAGCTCGTAAAGCGCCATGATCTTCTCCTGCATCGAATAATCAACTTCGGCAGTTTTCTTTTGTGTTGCCATATAATGTCTTCTATAGTTTAGACTTAAACCAAATAGTTCACCGGATTGCGCGAGTCCTCACTCTTGCGAACCGCAAAGGTAATCAAATTTTTCGATAAAATATCAAATAAAATCTGAATTGCGCAATATTCGCTTTCAAAATGGCCTATATCTGCTACGGTGAGGGCTTTATCGGGCGTCATGAAGTCGTTGTACTTCATGTCCGCCGTGATGTAGATGTCGGCCCCTGCGCGGCGGGCTTCGCCGATCATCGAAGCCCCGGCCCCCGTGCAGACCGCCACGCGGCGCACCTCCGGCGAAGCGATGTCGCTATGACGCACGACGCGCACGCCGAGCGTTCGCTGGATATGGCGCATGAACTCCACGGTCGCCACGGCTCCCGGCAGTTCGCCCACCACGCCGAACCCGACCTTCGCGTCGGCCGCGGAGGGCTGCAGCACACACAGGTCCGCCACGCCCAGCATCTCGGCCAGCCGCCAGCTCATCCCCTCCGGCGCGCTGTCGAGATTGGTGTGACAGGCATAGAGCGCAATGCCGCTGCGGATGGCCCGCTCGACGCAGCGCTGCACCTGATCGGCCGAATTGAACCGCTTGAGGGCATGGAAAACGATCGGATGGTGCGTGATGATCAGATCGCACCCCTCGCGCTCGGCTTCGGCCATCACCTCGTCGGTGACGTCCACGGCCAACAGCGCCTTGCGCACCTCGTCGTCGGGCCGGCCCACGATCAGCCCGGCGTTGTCGTACGACTCCTGCCACGCCAGCGGCGCAAAACGCTCGATGACGTCGGTTATTTCCCGGATAAGCATAATTTATATCGTTAATATATACATTTTCCCAACCAGAATACATCCCGGCGGGACGTTGTCGCGGCTCTGAGCCGCGTTTACAAGTCTGCCCCCCGAAATCCCCTCCTCGGAGGGGAGTGTTTACGACACAAGGCCGCCGGCATACCGGGCAAACTCCGCCCTGCGCAGCGGCGGAAATCCCCTAAAACAGCGACTGCTCGTAAAAGGCGAACAACTCCTTGTTCTCGACCTCCTCCTTCTTGCGGCGGGGTTTGCGGGTACGCTTCGCCACCGAGTGTCCCGCATCGGCGGCTTCCTCACCTTCCGCAGCGATCTTCACCACGGGTTTGCCCCTGCGGCGGGGTGCGGCGGCTTCGGCGTCCGGCGCATCCGGCACGGCACCGGCGTCAGTATCGGCGTCAGCGTCGGCAAGGATTTCCCCCTCGCCGGCCTTCAGGTCCTCGCGCACCTCGACCAGCAGCGCGCGGATACGCTGCAGACGCTCCATCAGCTCCGCATCGCGTTCCATTCCGCCCTCGGCAGGCTGCTGCCGGAGTGCTTTCTTCGCCCCTTCGAGGGTCATTCCCCGCTCCTTGACCAGATGATAGATCAGTTTGAGATTCTCGACATCCTGCGGCGAGAAGAGACGGTTTCCTTTCTTGTTGCGCTTGGGGCGGATGACGCTGAACTGCGACTCCCAGTGACGGATCAGCGACGCATTGACGTCGAACATCTCGGCCACTTCGCCCATCGAATAAAAAAGTTTCTCGGCCATATCTATTGTTTAATAATTCGCAATGAATTGGGATACATGTTGTTTACCCGGTTTCCTATGCGCTTCGCGAATCCGAGCGCACGGCCCCGCGCGCACACCAGATTGATCCCTTCGGCAAAAGGTCCGGCCCCGATCTCCTGCCTGCGCAGGAAGCGGAGCGTCTGCTCTTCGTCCAGCTCCGCGGCGGGAACCGCATCCCGGTTCAGTCCGCAGAAGAACGCCAGCGCGGGATCGGGACGCAGGCGGCCCTTGAAGAGCTGCCCCATCGCCACGCCCGAATATATCACCGGAAGCGCTTCGGCCAGCGCTTTTACGGCTTCCGCCTGCGCGACGTAATAGCCGTAACAGGTGTCGGCGACCGTCACGAAGCACATCCGTTCGGGGCTGTTCACCCAGCGGCGCAACTCGGCTGCCGCGGCTCTGTCCACCGAAGCGAAGACCGTGCGCCGCGCCTTGGGCGTGCGGCAGCGGCCGCCCGCATCGAAAGCCTTGCGGACCACGGCGGCGAAAAATCCCTCGCCGCGCGCCCGGTGGGGATAAAACCGGAAGGTCCGGAACGCTCCCACGCGCCCGCAGACAATCCCCCACGACGCATCGACGGCGACTTCCCCGGCCTGCGCCGCTTCGTCCTCCGCCCAGCCGAGCATCCGTTCGAGTACGCCTTCGTCCTCGTCGCGGTTGAACGTACAGGTGCTGTATATCAGCACTCCGCCGGGTTTGAGCGCACGCCACGCTTCACGCAACAGCTCGTCCTGCCTTGCGGCACAAAGCTTTACATTGCCTTCGCTCCATTCGCCGCGGGCGTCGCGGTCCTTGCGGAACATCCCCTCGCCGGAGCAGGGAGCGTCCACCGCCACCACGTCGAACCACGCTTCGAAACCGCCCAGCTGCCGGGCTTCGCACGTCGTCACCGCAACGTTGCCCGTGCCCCACTTGCGGACGTTGTCCGCCAGCACCTGAGCGCGGCGGCGGTCGATCTCGTTGGCGACGACCAGTCCGTCAGGCCCCACGAGCGACGCATAGAGCGTCGTCTTGCCGCCCGGAGCAGCGCAAAGGTCGAGAATCCGCCTGCCGGCGACTTCGACACCCTGCAACAAATGTCCCACGAACTGCGACGCGGCCTCCTGCACATAGTAGGCCCCCGCATGAAAATCGCTGTCGAAGGTGAACTGCGGCCGCGCCGCGAGGTAATATCCGTCGCCGCACCACGGCACCCGGCCGTCGGCATCGGCCAGCACGGCAGGCGGCACTCCGTCCGGACGAACGACCACCTTGTCCGCGTCCTCCTCCCGCCCGGCTCCGCCGTTCTCCGTACCGCCGCACTTGGCCGGGTTCAGGCGCACCGACACGGGCGGCTCGGTGTCGAGCGCCGCGCAGAGCGCCGGGCCCTCGCTATCGCCCAGATCGCGCAAAACGCGCTCGGCAAACTTCGCAGGCAGCGTCATGCGTTACTTCCGGGTATTAAGCGCATCCAGCCGCGCGCAGATTTTATCCAGCACGGCAGGATCCGAAATGAAATCCTCATGGTCCTTGTCCACCACGAGCACGTCGCCTTCGTATATGTTGTCTATCCAGTTGTTGTACTTGTCGTTCAGCCGCTTGAGGTACAGCTCGTCGATATTCATCTCGTACTCGCGGCCGCGCTTGCGGATCTGCGAAATCAGCGTCGGGACGCTCGCCTTGAGATAAATCAGCAGGTCGGGCTTGGGAATCAGCTCGGTCACCAGCCTGAAAATCTTCATGTAGGTTTCGATGTCGCGCGTAGGCATCAGCCCCATTTCATGGAGGTTGCCGGCAAAGATATGCGCATCCTCGTAAACCGTGCGGTCCTGAAAAATCACGCCCGAACCGCCGTCGGAGAGCATGTCCATCGTCTGCTGGATGCGGCTTCCCAGAAAGTACATCTGCAGATTGAACGACCAGCGGTTCATATCTTCATAGAAGTCGCCGATATAGGGGTTGTTGCACTCTTCGAGATACGACTTGGCATTGTAGCGCTTGGTCAGAATCTGGGTCAGCGTCGTCTTTCCGCTTCCGATGTTGCCTGCAATTGCTATATACATATTATACGATATTTGTTTTACATTTTTGTCCTGCCGGAGCATTCCGGCGCCCTGTCATCATGGCGTCGCGCCGCAAAAACGTCCGCCGTCACTTCTTCTCCCCGCCGAACGCCAGAATCTCCTCGGCCACATGGCGGTCGTTGACCAGCCGCGGCACCTTGTTCTTGCCGCGGGCGCGCAGCCATGCGAGGAAAAGCCCGCGGTCCACGACCGTCAGCCGCTGCCGTTCGAGCGTGGTCCGGCGCTTGGCGTCGTAATCCGAATTCACGGCCCGCAGCTCCCGGTCGAGCGCTTCGGCGAAATGCTCGCGGCTGTCGGGCTCACGCTCGAACTCCACGATCCACTCGTGGGCGCCCCGCTCCCGGAGCGACATGTAGCACGGCGCCACGGTATACTCCCCGACGACGGCCCCGGTCTCGTTGCTGGCGGCAATCAGGGCACGGTCGGCGTTATCGACGATCAGCTCCTCGCCGAAGACGTTGATATACTGCCGTGTGCGGCCCGCGAACCGGATCCGGTAGGGATTCGTCGAGGTGAACTCCACCGTATCGCCGATTTCGTAACGCCACAAACCGTTGTTCGAGGTGATCAGCATGGCGTACACACGGCCGCACTCCACGCCCTCCAGCGGGACGATCGTCCCGCCGCTGCGGAACTCGAAGAAGTTGCCGTAGTCGAGCATCAGCAGCATGTCGTCGCGCGACGGATCGTCGGCCAGCGCGAAGAAGCCCTCCGAAGCGTTGTAGGTCTCCATGTACTGCATCCGCTCCGAGGGTATCAGCGCCTCGAACGAGCGGCGGTAAGGACCGAATTCCACGCCCCCGTGGGCGAACATGCAGAGGTTGGGCCACACTTCGAGCAGGTTCTGCCGCCCCGTATATTCCAGCACGCGACGCATCATCGCCAAATTCCACGACGGCACACCCGCAAAGGCCGTGATGTTTTCGCCGACGCACTCGCGGCAGATCGCCTCGACCTTGCGGTCGAAGTCGGGAATGAGCGCCGTGGCCATACGCGGCGCACGGAACCAGCCGCTCCAGAACGTCGTCTCGTGTATCAGTATGGCCGACAGGTCGCCCACCAGATTGCGCCCTTCGCGGCTGCACGACCCGCCCAGCGTCAGCGTCTTGCCTTCGAAAACCCCGGTCTTCGGATTGTTGCCCGAAAAGACCGTCGCCACGTCGCGCATGCCCAGCGTATGGTTCCACCAGAGCGACTCCTCCGTGACCGGGATGTATTTGCTCCGGTCCGACGTGGTGCCCGACGAACGGGCGAAGAGCTTCACGCGGCCCGGCGAAGCGACGTTCTTCTCGCCGGCCAGCATCTTCTCGATATAGGGCTTGAACGTCTCGTAATCGAACGTTTCGACCATCGTCTGGAACTGTTCGACCGTGCGGACATGCCCCAAGTCGTAACGCCAGCCGAATTCGGTCCGCCGTCCGCGGCGCAGCAGCTGCCTGAAGACGCGTTCCTGCGTCTCGGCCGGCCGGCGCCGGAAACGGTCGATGGCCCGCTCGCGCTGCGAAAACCATGCTTTGAGTAATATGCTTCTGAATGACACGTGTCTGTTCGGTTTCGTTGCCGGCGGCGTGCGCTGCCCGGCGGCGTGCGCCGGGCAGCGCGGCACGCGCCGTCAGTTAAAAAAGTATCCTACTTTGCCCACGGACGCAGGCATGGCGAAGACCACCACGCGGTCGTAGGGGTTGATTTCCATATTGTCCACGGCGATGAACACCTTGTCGCCGCGCACGATGCCGCCGATGATCGTATCTTCGGGAAGTCCCATGTCCTTGATCCGGGTCTTGACGGCCGGAGCGTTGGGCTTGACGATGAACTCCAGCACCTCGGCGTCGCTGCCCGTCAGGCACTTGATGGCCTGCACGTCGGTGGACATCGTGAAGCGGAATATGTTCGACGCCGTCACCAGTTTCTTGTTGATGATCGTGTCGATGCCGATCGACTCGGCGAGGTTGATGTAATTGAGGTTCTCGACCTCGGCGATCACCTTCTTGACCCCCATGCGCTTGGCGAGCATCGCCGCGAGGATGTTGGTCTCGCTGCGGCCCGTCACGGCCACGAAGGCGTCCATATTGGAAAGCCCCTCCTCCATCATGGCCTCGGTGTTGCGGCCGTCCTCGTTGATTATCAGCGTCTTATCCAGCAACTCCGCCAGCCGATAGGCCTTCTCTGCGTTGTAATCGACCAGCTTGATATTCACCTCCTCCTGCAATTCGGTGGCGATGCGGATGCCGATGCGCGAACCGCCGAGGATCATCATGTTCTTGATCTCGATATTGGACTGCCCGGAGAACTCCATGACCTGCTTCACGGCGTCCTGACGCGCGATGACGTAGATCACGTCGCCCTCGGTGAAGATCTCGCCCTGCCGGGGGATGATCGTCTCGCCGCTCCGCGTGATGGCCACCGTGCGGTAGCTCAGCGGCGTCTCGTCGTCGTCGAAGCCCTCGATCTGCCGTCCCACCAGCGGCGAGGCCGGTTCCAGACGGAACACTACCAGCGAGAGTTTGCCGCTCGAAAAATCGACGTACTCCGTGGTCGAGGTGTGCCCCAGCAGGTTGATGACCTCGCGGGCCGCCACCTTTTCGGGATAGAACAGGTAGTCGATGCCCATGTCGATGAACATCTCCTTGTTGTTGGGTTCGAGGTACTCGTTGTTGTCGATGCGGGCGATGGACTTCCGGGCGCCCAGCTTCTTGGCCAGCATCGCCGCCACGACGTTGTCGTTCTCCTCGTGGTTCACGGCGATGAAAAGGTCGCACTTGCGCACCGAAGCCTTGCGGAGCACGGCGAAGGTCGTCGAATCCCCCTCGACGGTAATCACGTCGGCCAGACTCCCCACGTCGGAAAGCAGTTTCTGGTCGCTGTCGATAATGGTGATGTCGTGGCCGTTGCCGCTCAGCATCTTCGCCAGATGGCTCCCCATCTCTCCCGCTCCCGCTATTACGATTTTCATAGTATTGCGTCGTTGTCTTTTTGCATCCGCCGCCGAAGAGAGGGCAGCGTTTTTGCAATTTATCTTACAAATGTATACATTTGTGACCGAAAGCCAAAATTTCGGGACGTAAAAATACCTTATTGATATGCCGACATGGTTAATCGTTTTTCTGTTCGCGGTGGGGGCCGTGGCCCTTTTCGTCGTGGGCATGTCGCTGACGCTGATGATCAAAGGACATAACATCGACTCCGAGATCTCGACCAACAAGAACATGCAGCGGCTGGGCATCAAGTGCGCCGTACACGAAACGCGCGAAGCGGACGGCAGCGCCGGCTGCTCCGACACGCATACGGCCGCGGGGTGTTCGGGCAACTGCTCGGCCTGCGACATCGAAGAGGCCGGGCACGGAAAATAGCCCCGGATGCGAACGCGCTGAAACCCCTGCAAACCCGCCGCACATGATCCGACAACCCGAATCCCCGAAGACATTCGTCTGGCGCATATGCTCGGCGCATGTGATCGCCTACTTCACCGCCGGCGTTTTCGCCCTCCTCTTCCTCGATTACAGAACCCACTTCTCGTCCGAGTCGCTGGCTCTGCTGATGCGGCCCGTAAGCTCACCGTGGGTCGCGCTCGGCCCCGGACTGCAGATTTTCCGAGGAGTGCTGATCGCGCTGGCGCTGCTGCCCGTACGCGGATTCCTGTACGGCAAAAACGGATTCCTCAAGCTGGCGTGGCTGGTTCTGGGCCTGAGTTTCATCTCGACCATAGGTCCCACGCCCGGCTCGTTCGACGGCTACATCTACACGATCCTGCCCGTGCAGTATCATCTGGGCGGAATCCCCGAAGCCGTTTTATACACCGCGCTCTTCGCGGGCATCCTCGCCTTCTGGCACAAATCCGGAAAAAGATACGTCACGGTGCTCTCCATCGTACTTGTGGCCGTAATCGTACTGCTCAGCGTCATGGGATTCCTCGGCGCGGCGCAGGCGGAGTAACGCGGCGGCCGTCGGGCAAAACCGGAATCTACCGGATGTGATCGAGTGGCGAAAGCTGGCAGTAGTTGCTGGGGCTGAATGAGGTTGGCGGGCTGTAGCAGGCTGAGGTTGGCAAGCTGAGGTTGGCGGGCAGAAGCTGGCCGAAACCGGCTGAGGCCGACTCGCCGGCGAATAAAAAAATGAGGTTGCCCGACGCGCGGACGACCTCTTCTTCGTATATCTCGGCAACGGTTCGGAACCGCTTCCGTCAAATCTTGCAGTGTTTCGACCGGCAGACGAACCACGGATTGCGCAGGTCCTCCTCGTTGTAGAGCAGTTCCCGGTCGTCGGGCAGCGTGCGGGTGCGGCCGCCCGCTTCGGCGAGGATCAGCTCGCCCGCGGCAGTGTCCCACTCGTACGTATGCGTCGTGCGGACATAATAATCGACCTTCCCCTCGGCCAGCAGGCAGAATTTGTAGGAACTCCCCTGCTCGACGATCTCCAGATCGGGATGCGCTTCGCGCAGGCGGGCGATATGCTCCGCCGTTTCGGGCGTCTGGTGCGACCGCGACACGGCCACCCGCAGGCGGGGGTGCTCCGCCCCCTCTTCGAGCGGCAGCTGCCGCCAGCCCGTGACGATCTGGTCGTAAGTGTATTCGGCGGCGGCATCCGGCGCAATATGCTCCTTGACGTAGGAACCCGAATCCCGCCCGGCGACGTACATCTTTTCGAAATAGGGGACATAAATGACCGCCCCCATGCAGACGTTGTTCTCCATCAGGGCGATATTCACGGTAAATTCGTTGTTTCCCTTGATGAACTCGACCGTTCCGTCGAGCGGATCGACCAGCCAGTACAACTCCCAGTTGCGGCGTTCGTCGTAGCGCATCTCGCGGCCCTCCTCACTCAGGATCGGGATGCGCGTGCGGCCCAGATATTCGCGGATGGTTTTGTGTGCTAGGCGGTCGGCGAGGGTGATCGGCGTCTTGTCGTCTTTGAGGCTTATATCGTAATCGTCTAAATTCTTGTAAATATTCATTATCGAGGCTCCGGCCCTGACTGCCGCATTGAACAGCGGCGGCAGCAGATACATCCTCACCTTGTCGTTTATCATCGTAGCTCGTTTTTTGAGTTCGGTAATTTCGATTGCCATGGTAAAGGTAACAAGAATTTATGATATGGTAAAATTTTTCACTCCTATTTTACAGCGGCGCAGCAGCCCCTTCTCGTCGCCGCCCGTACGCCCGCAGGCAATATCGCTAAGGGCCAGCGAAACACATCCGGCGACGCACCACACGAGGGCTGCGGTGAGCAGCACGGCAGCCGCCGGCCACCGGCCCGTCC contains these protein-coding regions:
- a CDS encoding cupin domain-containing protein; the protein is MKKVEKTAGGANFAAVTVGKMDELNQHTLILAPGVEIPGKVFAGSALGATGAELSFQRIEPGAGVGFLHTHKTHEELYIIIRGDGEFQVDGKIFAVGEGSVIRVSPDGRRALRNTGAEPMIMICVQYKADSFASSDADDGVILDVGVVW
- a CDS encoding zinc ribbon domain-containing protein; protein product: MATQKKTAEVDYSMQEKIMALYELQKIDSKIDEINKVKGELPLEVQDLEDEMTGLRTRIDNINAEIEELNTLTKQRKREVDQAKILIGNYKEQQNNVRNNREFDAITKEIEYQELEIELAEKRLKEYSAGVKAKKLQLEEAEAVADGRAADLAAKKSELEGIEAETAPLVAEFEVQADRAKAKIDERLLAAYSRIRQNVRNGLAVVTVKRDACGGCFNRIPPQRQVEIRQGKKIIICEYCGRILVTDPEEVQE
- a CDS encoding Nif3-like dinuclear metal center hexameric protein, which produces MLIREITDVIERFAPLAWQESYDNAGLIVGRPDDEVRKALLAVDVTDEVMAEAEREGCDLIITHHPIVFHALKRFNSADQVQRCVERAIRSGIALYACHTNLDSAPEGMSWRLAEMLGVADLCVLQPSAADAKVGFGVVGELPGAVATVEFMRHIQRTLGVRVVRHSDIASPEVRRVAVCTGAGASMIGEARRAGADIYITADMKYNDFMTPDKALTVADIGHFESEYCAIQILFDILSKNLITFAVRKSEDSRNPVNYLV
- a CDS encoding MerR family transcriptional regulator; its protein translation is MAEKLFYSMGEVAEMFDVNASLIRHWESQFSVIRPKRNKKGNRLFSPQDVENLKLIYHLVKERGMTLEGAKKALRQQPAEGGMERDAELMERLQRIRALLVEVREDLKAGEGEILADADADTDAGAVPDAPDAEAAAPRRRGKPVVKIAAEGEEAADAGHSVAKRTRKPRRKKEEVENKELFAFYEQSLF
- a CDS encoding methyltransferase RsmF C-terminal domain-like protein; this translates as MTLPAKFAERVLRDLGDSEGPALCAALDTEPPVSVRLNPAKCGGTENGGAGREEDADKVVVRPDGVPPAVLADADGRVPWCGDGYYLAARPQFTFDSDFHAGAYYVQEAASQFVGHLLQGVEVAGRRILDLCAAPGGKTTLYASLVGPDGLVVANEIDRRRAQVLADNVRKWGTGNVAVTTCEARQLGGFEAWFDVVAVDAPCSGEGMFRKDRDARGEWSEGNVKLCAARQDELLREAWRALKPGGVLIYSTCTFNRDEDEGVLERMLGWAEDEAAQAGEVAVDASWGIVCGRVGAFRTFRFYPHRARGEGFFAAVVRKAFDAGGRCRTPKARRTVFASVDRAAAAELRRWVNSPERMCFVTVADTCYGYYVAQAEAVKALAEALPVIYSGVAMGQLFKGRLRPDPALAFFCGLNRDAVPAAELDEEQTLRFLRRQEIGAGPFAEGINLVCARGRALGFAKRIGNRVNNMYPNSLRIIKQ
- a CDS encoding deoxynucleoside kinase encodes the protein MYIAIAGNIGSGKTTLTQILTKRYNAKSYLEECNNPYIGDFYEDMNRWSFNLQMYFLGSRIQQTMDMLSDGGSGVIFQDRTVYEDAHIFAGNLHEMGLMPTRDIETYMKIFRLVTELIPKPDLLIYLKASVPTLISQIRKRGREYEMNIDELYLKRLNDKYNNWIDNIYEGDVLVVDKDHEDFISDPAVLDKICARLDALNTRK
- a CDS encoding GH3 auxin-responsive promoter family protein, with the protein product MSFRSILLKAWFSQRERAIDRFRRRPAETQERVFRQLLRRGRRTEFGWRYDLGHVRTVEQFQTMVETFDYETFKPYIEKMLAGEKNVASPGRVKLFARSSGTTSDRSKYIPVTEESLWWNHTLGMRDVATVFSGNNPKTGVFEGKTLTLGGSCSREGRNLVGDLSAILIHETTFWSGWFRAPRMATALIPDFDRKVEAICRECVGENITAFAGVPSWNLAMMRRVLEYTGRQNLLEVWPNLCMFAHGGVEFGPYRRSFEALIPSERMQYMETYNASEGFFALADDPSRDDMLLMLDYGNFFEFRSGGTIVPLEGVECGRVYAMLITSNNGLWRYEIGDTVEFTSTNPYRIRFAGRTRQYINVFGEELIVDNADRALIAASNETGAVVGEYTVAPCYMSLRERGAHEWIVEFEREPDSREHFAEALDRELRAVNSDYDAKRRTTLERQRLTVVDRGLFLAWLRARGKNKVPRLVNDRHVAEEILAFGGEKK
- the trkA gene encoding Trk system potassium transporter TrkA — translated: MKIVIAGAGEMGSHLAKMLSGNGHDITIIDSDQKLLSDVGSLADVITVEGDSTTFAVLRKASVRKCDLFIAVNHEENDNVVAAMLAKKLGARKSIARIDNNEYLEPNNKEMFIDMGIDYLFYPEKVAAREVINLLGHTSTTEYVDFSSGKLSLVVFRLEPASPLVGRQIEGFDDDETPLSYRTVAITRSGETIIPRQGEIFTEGDVIYVIARQDAVKQVMEFSGQSNIEIKNMMILGGSRIGIRIATELQEEVNIKLVDYNAEKAYRLAELLDKTLIINEDGRNTEAMMEEGLSNMDAFVAVTGRSETNILAAMLAKRMGVKKVIAEVENLNYINLAESIGIDTIINKKLVTASNIFRFTMSTDVQAIKCLTGSDAEVLEFIVKPNAPAVKTRIKDMGLPEDTIIGGIVRGDKVFIAVDNMEINPYDRVVVFAMPASVGKVGYFFN
- a CDS encoding 3'(2'),5'-bisphosphate nucleotidase CysQ family protein; this encodes MINDKVRMYLLPPLFNAAVRAGASIMNIYKNLDDYDISLKDDKTPITLADRLAHKTIREYLGRTRIPILSEEGREMRYDERRNWELYWLVDPLDGTVEFIKGNNEFTVNIALMENNVCMGAVIYVPYFEKMYVAGRDSGSYVKEHIAPDAAAEYTYDQIVTGWRQLPLEEGAEHPRLRVAVSRSHQTPETAEHIARLREAHPDLEIVEQGSSYKFCLLAEGKVDYYVRTTHTYEWDTAAGELILAEAGGRTRTLPDDRELLYNEEDLRNPWFVCRSKHCKI